In Mycolicibacterium nivoides, the DNA window ATCATTGGCCCAACGCCAACACGACGCCCTGCACGTCATCGGACGCATCGCGTTGATGAGCGGCGATCTGGGTCAGCTCAACGGATTACCGGTGTCGGTGGTCATCCGCACCACCCTGCAAGACCTGGAATCGCGCGCCGGGATCGGCGTCACCGGCGGCGGCACCAAGATTCCCATCAGAGACGTCATCCGTATGGCATCCCACGCCAACCATCACCTGGCCGTGTTCGACAAGGCCACCGGATCGGCGCTGAACTACTTCCGAGCCCGCCGCACCGCCAGCCCCGCACAACGCATCATGCTGATCGCTCGCGACGGTGGCTGCACCAAACCAGGCTGCACCGTCGGCGCCTACGGCTGCCAGGCACATCACGCAGACGCCGACTGGCGCCACGGTGGCTACACCAACGTCGACAAATTGACCCTGGCCTGCGGACCCGACAACCGCCAGGTCGATACCGACGGCGGCTACACCACCACCATCAACGAACACGGCGACGTCGAATGGCGCCCACCACCAGCACTGGATCACGGCCAGAACCGCATCAACTACCACCACCGTCCCGAACTGCTGCTCACCCCACCCGACGAAGCCCCACGAGGATTCGAACCCGACCCGGACCTCACGCCCGAACCGGAGCCCTACCCCGAGTGGAACCTGGAATGGGACCCCGAGTGGGACCCGCAGTGGGATGCCAAGTGGAACCCGCAGTGGGACAACGACCTCGACCAAACCACATCCCACGCGGATCCCCTCTGGTGGGACACAGACCCGTCCACCACAAACCCGCTACACCCAGAACTGGCCGATCCCCGACTCCCACCCGCCTGGGCCCTACTCGACCACCCCGACCCATGGGAACGCATCGGCAACGACCGCGCCGGCGGAGGCAAGGGAGTACGCGGGCCCTAGCTGGGCATTACATCCGGGGCCGTCGAGTTGGTCCCTAGATCGGGGTGAACGACGAGATCAGCCAATTCCCATCGACTTTCGTGAGCCCGACCTTCACGGCACTGGCCGCCTGTGCCGGTTCGGGGTTGTCGCGGCTGGTTGTCGCCTGGTTCAGGTAGACCAACACCTCCGCGGTGTCGGACTGCACGGTGATCGGTGCAGCGCGAACCACCGAGG includes these proteins:
- a CDS encoding HNH endonuclease signature motif containing protein; the protein is MYVRFMETGAVQAVAGLRAAFDAFAACDIASLTRAELVAVLDEYETLTCQLPSVGHRLLAQLQTDTTPRELGAKSWNEVLRIRWRLSTTEAGRRLGETAELGPRRTLTGEPLPAVLPVVAAAQAAGLINADHVKVLRDAVHQLPGFVDTTTREQFEVDLVRVAVRVGPKELNDTAELRLFLLDQDGPEPDDTERARKRGLSLAKQGRDAMTALTANLTPEAAAVWEVLFAKFAAPGMCNPDDEQPCTHGTPTQAQIDNDHRSLAQRQHDALHVIGRIALMSGDLGQLNGLPVSVVIRTTLQDLESRAGIGVTGGGTKIPIRDVIRMASHANHHLAVFDKATGSALNYFRARRTASPAQRIMLIARDGGCTKPGCTVGAYGCQAHHADADWRHGGYTNVDKLTLACGPDNRQVDTDGGYTTTINEHGDVEWRPPPALDHGQNRINYHHRPELLLTPPDEAPRGFEPDPDLTPEPEPYPEWNLEWDPEWDPQWDAKWNPQWDNDLDQTTSHADPLWWDTDPSTTNPLHPELADPRLPPAWALLDHPDPWERIGNDRAGGGKGVRGP